From the genome of Carassius gibelio isolate Cgi1373 ecotype wild population from Czech Republic chromosome B10, carGib1.2-hapl.c, whole genome shotgun sequence, one region includes:
- the LOC127966440 gene encoding rab5 GDP/GTP exchange factor isoform X1 — MSQRSERRGIHVDQSELLCKKGCGYYGNAAWQGLCSKCWREEYQKARQRQIQEDWALAEKLQREEEAAYVSSHGPSQTQPPQSHSQQSLATFSKFEEKKTNEKTRKVTTVKKFFSPSSRTAPKKENEKREKEKEEKLQGRRESHGENLLRDLKGIFTQPWEMASPTEALVSRLRESHEGKTPSPSITRQSSIETDRVSQDFVEFLKTLQKPGREIHKQSRGFIESMGNKKDLGAEELSECVQDFYQGMSDRLLNHYKGSSEKVDRIMDQVEKYIMTRLYKSVFCPETSDDEKKDLATQHRIRALHWVTIQMLCVPVDEEIPEVSDSVVKAITDIIEMDSKRVPRDKLACITSCSKHIFNAIRVTKNEPASADDFLPTLIYIVLKANPPRLQSNIQYITRFCNPSRLMTGEDGYYFTNLCCAIAFIEKLDGQSLNLSPEDFERYMSGQASPRRQDDTAVWPQSGTCVNPALSQIHNNLKLLSSLEKRQQQVIEGAQNLQTELAEWQDSVAREVQEILERYPLEIKPRASAIDAENVENDRLPPPLQPQVFAG, encoded by the exons ATGAGTCAGCGATCAGAGAGACGGGGGATCCATGTGGACCAATCAGAACTGCTGTGCAAGAAAGGCTGCGGTTATTATGGCAACGCTGCATGGCAGGGCCTATGCTCCAAGTGTTGGAGGGAGGAGTACCAGAAAGCTCGGCAAAGACAGATCCAGGAGGACTGGGCTCTGGCTGAGAA GCTTCAGCGAGAAGAGGAGGCGGCTTATGTCAGCAGTCACGGTCCCTCTCAGACCCAGCCTCCTCAGTCCCACTCTCAGCAATCTCTCGCCACCTTCTCTAAGTTTGAGGAGAAGAAAACCAATGAGAAGACCCGTAAGGTCACCACCGTAAAGAAGTTCTTCAGCCCCTCTTCTCGCACGGCCCCTAAAAAAG aaaatgagaaacgagagaaagagaaagaggagaaGTTGCAGGGCAGGAGGGAGAGCCATGGAGAAAACCTCCTGAGGGATCTGAAGGGCATTTTTACCCAACCCTGGGAGATGGCCTCTCCCACTGAAG CTCTGGTATCAAGGCTGAGAG AAAGCCACGAGGGAAAAACGCCCAGTCCCTCCATCACCCGCCAGTCCAGCATCGAGACTGATCGCGTGTCACAAGACTTTGTGGAGTTTCTCAAGACCTTACAGAAGCCCGGCAGAGAGATCCACAAGCAGAGCCGTGGTTTCATAGAGAGCATGGGAAATAAAAAG GATCTTGGTGCTGAAGAGCTGTCTGAGTGTGTGCAAGACTTCTATCAGGGCATGTCTGACCGACTCCTGAATCATTATAAAG GCTCTTCTGAGAAAGTGGACAGAATAATGGACCAAGtggaaaaatacatcatgactCGACTCTACAAGAGCGTCTTCTGTCCAGAGACCTCGGATGATGAGAAAAAAGACCTGGCTACCCAGCACAGGATTCG GGCGTTACACTGGGTCACCATTCAGATGTTGTGTGTTCCTGTGGACGAAGAGATCCCTGAGGTCTCTGATAGTGTAGTCAAAGCCATCACTG ATATCATTGAGATGGACTCCAAGCGTGTGCCTAGGGATAAACTGGCCTGCATCACCAGTTGCAGCAAGCATATATTCAATGCCATCAGGGTCACCAAGAACGAGCCAGCTTCTGCAGACGACTTCCTTCCCACCCTCATCTATATTGTGTTGAAGGCCAACCCACCACGGCTGCAGTCCAACATCCAGTACATCACACGCTTCTGCAACCCATCAAGACTCATGACCGGAGAGGACGGATACTACTTCACCAACCTG TGCTGTGCCATTGCCTTCATAGAGAAGCTGGATGGCCAGTCATTGAATCTCAGCCCTGAAGACTTTGAGCGCTATATGTCCGGTCAGGCTTCCCCTCGAAGGCAAGACGATACTGCAGTCTGGCCGCAGAGTGGTACCTGTGTAAACCCAGCACTCAGCCAGATCCATAACAACCTCAAGCTCCTATCCAGCCTTGAGAAAAGACAGCAGCAGGTCATCGAGGGGGCGCAGAACCTGCAGACCGAACTGGCAGAATGGCAAGACAGCGTGGCCCGCGAGGTGCAGGAAATCCTGGAGCGATACCCACTGGAGATCAAACCACGAGCGTCCGCGATCGATGCGGAGAATGTGGAGAACGACAGGCTGCCACCTCCCCTTCAGCCACAAGTGTTTGCAGGTTAG
- the LOC127966776 gene encoding E3 ubiquitin-protein ligase TRIM37-like encodes MDEQSVESIAEVFRCFICMEKLRDARLCPHCSKLCCFSCIRRWLTEQRAQCPHCRAPLQLRELVNCRWAEEVTQQLDTLQLCNLTKHEENDKDKCENHHEKLSVFCWTCKKCICHQCALWGGMHGGHTFKPLAEIYEQHVTKVNEEVAKLRRRLMELISLVQEVEKNVEAVRGAKDERVREIRNAVEMMIARLDNQLKNKLITLMGQKTSLTQETELLESLLQEVEHQLRSCSKSELISKSPEILLMFQQVHRKPMQSFVTTPVPPDFTSELVPAYDSSTFVLANFSTLRQRADPVYSPPLQISGLCWRLKVYPDGNGVVRGNYLSVFLELSAGLPETSKYEYRVEMVHQASSDPTKNIIREFASDFEVGECWGYNRFFRLDLLASEGYLNMQTDTLVLRYQVRSPTFFQKCRDQYWYITQLESAQSSYIQQINNLKERLAIELFRRQKSRSSSPLDRRLCPTTSSGRDSRQGKSSVLEEGSQAASAETKEDEDEEKTQHDDSNELSDGDLEVDCLTGDEDVNPLDGSSTSGSSTATSNTEENDIDEETMSGENDVEYSGNLDLEEGELPDDVAGATGGSGAGARGSRRGAGASSASLLEIDPVILIQLLDLKDRSHMESLWGMQPRPPTSLLQSQAAAVPSRKERERRPQAVRRSAPDSGVLIRLKAQMAEVRSKMSDVKGQLEARSGPGRIPSHGAANHEQGPSMDSEMGPSRKPSDLLFKAPVSSRHSRSGVKKAGSPKQESVGALGGLSLRRAVDAGEKELRGAGRDSPTEPAPCLREGASCLDGSLKARSVQSSPPSLGSSSSSSDKPSGSKHEELPYGASASDLFSVTGLNGAAAPATKQRRTPAIGSGLLTDSSLNCDREGSGEIHQSLQSLAEASSSSSCPDEGLLSQTQPHHVLPSMSSDSELDCDTEDEVVALEAGDCAFDSRSLPCTGEQLIPDDLSFVTGDTTER; translated from the exons ATGGATGAGCAGAGTGTTGAG AGCATAGCGGAAGTCTTCCGCTGCTTCATTTGCATGGAAAAGCTGCGTGATGCCCGTCTCTGCCCTCACTGTTCCAAACTGTGCTGTTTCAGCTGCATCCGG CGCTGGCTGACTGAACAGAGAGCTCAGTGTCCCCACTGTCG AGCTCCGCTTCAGCTGAGGGAACTGGTCAACTGTCGCTGGGCAGAGGAAGTGACTCAACAACTGGACACACTGCAGCTCTGCAACCTCACTAAACACGAAGAGAACGACAAAGACAA GTGTGAGAACCATCATGAGAAGTTGAGTGTGTTCTGCTGGACTTGTAAGAAGTGCATCTGTCACCAGTGCGCTCTGTGGGGAGGCATG CACGGAGGTCATACGTTCAAACCCCTGGCTGAGATCTACGAGCAGCATGTGACAAAGGTGAACGAGGAGGTGGCCAAGCTGCGGCGCCGGCTAATGGAGCTGATTAGTCTGGTTCAAGAAGTG GAGAAGAATGTTGAGGCAGTGCGAGGGGCAAAGGATGAGAGGGTGAGGGAAATCCGAAATGCTGTGGAAATGATGATAGCTCGGCTCGATAATCAGCTCAAGAACAAACTCATCACTCTCATGG GACAGAAGACCTCTCTGACACAGGAGACAGAACTGCTGGAGTCTCTGCTGCAGGAAGTGGAGCATCAG CTGCGTTCGTGCAGTAAGAGTGAGCTGATCTCTAAGAGTCCAGAGATCCTGCTCATGTTCCAGCAGGTTCACAGGAAACCAATGCAGAGTTTTGTGACCACCCCTGTCCCACCAGACTTCACCAG TGAGCTGGTCCCTGCCTATGACTCGAGCACTTTTGTTTTGGCAAACTTCAG TACTCTGCGGCAGAGAGCCGACCCCGTCTACAGCCCCCCGCTCCAGATATCAGGCCTGTGCTGGAGGTTGAAGGTTTATCCG gATGGCAATGGCGTTGTTCGAGGAAACTATCTCTCTGTTTTTCTAGAGTTGTCAGCTGGGCTCCCAGAGACGTCCAA GTATGAATACAGGGTGGAGATGGTTCATCAGGCCTCCAGTGACCCCACCAAAAACATCATTCGAGAATTTGCATCAGACTTTGAGGTGGGCGAGTGCTGGGGGTATAACCGGTTCTTCAGGTTGGACCTTCTCGCCAGTGAGGGCTACTTGAATATGCAGACTGACACTCTTGTGCTCAG GTATCAAGTGCGATCACCTACGTTTTTTCAGAAGTGTAGAGATCAGTATTGGTACATAACTCAGCTGGAGTCAGCCCAGTCCAGCTACATTCAGCAGATCAACAACCTAAAAGAG AGGTTAGCTATAGAACTGTTCCGTCGGCAGAAGTCCAGGAGTTCTTCTCCACTTGATCGGCGTCTCTGCCCCACGACTTCCTCCGGAAGAGACTCCCGTCAGGGAAAGAGCTCTGTACTAGAAGAAGGAAGTCAGGCAGCCTCAGCAGAGACTAAagaagatgaggatgaggagaAGACCCAGCATGATGACTCTAAT GAGTTGTCTGACGGGGATCTGGAGGTGGACTGTCTCACTGGAGATGAAGATGTCAATCCTCTGGACGGTAGTAGCACATCTGGGAGCTCCACAGCCACCAGTAACACAGAGGAGAATGACATTGACGAAGAGACCAT GTCTGGTGAGAATGATGTGGAGTACAGTGGGAATCTAGACCTGGAGGAAGGTGAATTACCCGATGATGTTGCAGGAGCAACAG GAGGTTCTGGTGCAGGTGCCCGGGGTTCAAGGAGAGGGGCAGGTGCAAGCTCAGCCAGCCTCCTGGAGATCGACCCGGTCATCCTCATCCAACTACTGGACCTGAAGGACCGCAGCCATATGGAGTCACTGTGGGGGATGCAGCCCCGTCCCCCTACATCTCTCCTCCAGAGCCAAG CCGCTGCAGTGCCTTCTCGTAAAGAGCGTGAGCGTCGGCCTCAGGCGGTGCGTCGGTCAGCCCCGGACTCAGGGGTCCTGATCAGACTGAAGGCTCAGATGGCAGAAGTTCGCAGTAAGATGTCAGACGTAAAAGGACAGCTGGAAGCGCGCAGTGGACCCGGTAGAATCCCCTCTCATGGAGCCGCAAACCACGAGCAGGGCCCCTCCATGGACTCTGAGATGGGACCCAGTCGCAAACCCAGCGATCTGCTCTTCAAAGCGCCGGTCTCATCACGACACTCTCGAAGTG GAGTGAAGAAGGCTGGTTCTCCTAAGCAGGAGAGCGTGGGAGCTCTGGGTGGACTGTCGCTGCGCAGGGCTGTGGATGCTGGGGAGAAAGAGCTGAGAGGAGCTGGACGAGACTCTCCTACTGAACCTGCTCCTTGTCTCAGAGAGGGAGCTTCCTGTTTGGATG GCTCGCTGAAAGCACGCAGTGTGCAGAGTTCTCCTCCCTCGCTGGGAAGCAGCTCCTCTTCCTCTGATAAGCCCTCTGGCTCCAAACACGAGGAACTTCCGTATGGAGCTTCAGCTTCAGACCTGTTCAGCGTCACAGGCCTCAATGGAGCAGCTGCTCCTGCCACCAAACAGCGCAGGACTCCAGCCATCGG GTCTGGCCTGCTGACAGACAGCTCTCTTAACTGTGACCGAGAGGGTTCCGGCGAGATCCATCAGTCACTGCAGTCTCTGGCTGAAGCATCCTCTTCCTCTTCATGCCCCGATGAAG GTCTGCTCAGCCAGACGCAGCCCCACCATGTGCTGCCGAGCATGAGCAGTGACAGCGAGCTGGACTGTGACACCGAGGATGAAGTGGTGGCTCTGGAGGCTGGAGACTGTGCGTTTGACAGCAGATCTCTACCCTGCACAG GCGAGCAGCTGATCCCTGATGATCTGAGCTTTGTGACTGGAGACACCACAGAGAGATGA
- the LOC127966440 gene encoding rab5 GDP/GTP exchange factor isoform X3: MSQRSERRGIHVDQSELLCKKGCGYYGNAAWQGLCSKCWREEYQKARQRQIQEDWALAEKLQREEEAAYVSSHGPSQTQPPQSHSQQSLATFSKFEEKKTNEKTRKVTTVKKFFSPSSRTAPKKESHEGKTPSPSITRQSSIETDRVSQDFVEFLKTLQKPGREIHKQSRGFIESMGNKKDLGAEELSECVQDFYQGMSDRLLNHYKGSSEKVDRIMDQVEKYIMTRLYKSVFCPETSDDEKKDLATQHRIRALHWVTIQMLCVPVDEEIPEVSDSVVKAITDIIEMDSKRVPRDKLACITSCSKHIFNAIRVTKNEPASADDFLPTLIYIVLKANPPRLQSNIQYITRFCNPSRLMTGEDGYYFTNLCCAIAFIEKLDGQSLNLSPEDFERYMSGQASPRRQDDTAVWPQSGTCVNPALSQIHNNLKLLSSLEKRQQQVIEGAQNLQTELAEWQDSVAREVQEILERYPLEIKPRASAIDAENVENDRLPPPLQPQVFAG; this comes from the exons ATGAGTCAGCGATCAGAGAGACGGGGGATCCATGTGGACCAATCAGAACTGCTGTGCAAGAAAGGCTGCGGTTATTATGGCAACGCTGCATGGCAGGGCCTATGCTCCAAGTGTTGGAGGGAGGAGTACCAGAAAGCTCGGCAAAGACAGATCCAGGAGGACTGGGCTCTGGCTGAGAA GCTTCAGCGAGAAGAGGAGGCGGCTTATGTCAGCAGTCACGGTCCCTCTCAGACCCAGCCTCCTCAGTCCCACTCTCAGCAATCTCTCGCCACCTTCTCTAAGTTTGAGGAGAAGAAAACCAATGAGAAGACCCGTAAGGTCACCACCGTAAAGAAGTTCTTCAGCCCCTCTTCTCGCACGGCCCCTAAAAAAG AAAGCCACGAGGGAAAAACGCCCAGTCCCTCCATCACCCGCCAGTCCAGCATCGAGACTGATCGCGTGTCACAAGACTTTGTGGAGTTTCTCAAGACCTTACAGAAGCCCGGCAGAGAGATCCACAAGCAGAGCCGTGGTTTCATAGAGAGCATGGGAAATAAAAAG GATCTTGGTGCTGAAGAGCTGTCTGAGTGTGTGCAAGACTTCTATCAGGGCATGTCTGACCGACTCCTGAATCATTATAAAG GCTCTTCTGAGAAAGTGGACAGAATAATGGACCAAGtggaaaaatacatcatgactCGACTCTACAAGAGCGTCTTCTGTCCAGAGACCTCGGATGATGAGAAAAAAGACCTGGCTACCCAGCACAGGATTCG GGCGTTACACTGGGTCACCATTCAGATGTTGTGTGTTCCTGTGGACGAAGAGATCCCTGAGGTCTCTGATAGTGTAGTCAAAGCCATCACTG ATATCATTGAGATGGACTCCAAGCGTGTGCCTAGGGATAAACTGGCCTGCATCACCAGTTGCAGCAAGCATATATTCAATGCCATCAGGGTCACCAAGAACGAGCCAGCTTCTGCAGACGACTTCCTTCCCACCCTCATCTATATTGTGTTGAAGGCCAACCCACCACGGCTGCAGTCCAACATCCAGTACATCACACGCTTCTGCAACCCATCAAGACTCATGACCGGAGAGGACGGATACTACTTCACCAACCTG TGCTGTGCCATTGCCTTCATAGAGAAGCTGGATGGCCAGTCATTGAATCTCAGCCCTGAAGACTTTGAGCGCTATATGTCCGGTCAGGCTTCCCCTCGAAGGCAAGACGATACTGCAGTCTGGCCGCAGAGTGGTACCTGTGTAAACCCAGCACTCAGCCAGATCCATAACAACCTCAAGCTCCTATCCAGCCTTGAGAAAAGACAGCAGCAGGTCATCGAGGGGGCGCAGAACCTGCAGACCGAACTGGCAGAATGGCAAGACAGCGTGGCCCGCGAGGTGCAGGAAATCCTGGAGCGATACCCACTGGAGATCAAACCACGAGCGTCCGCGATCGATGCGGAGAATGTGGAGAACGACAGGCTGCCACCTCCCCTTCAGCCACAAGTGTTTGCAGGTTAG
- the LOC127966440 gene encoding rab5 GDP/GTP exchange factor isoform X2 — MSQRSERRGIHVDQSELLCKKGCGYYGNAAWQGLCSKCWREEYQKARQRQIQEDWALAEKLQREEEAAYVSSHGPSQTQPPQSHSQQSLATFSKFEEKKTNEKTRKVTTVKKFFSPSSRTAPKKENEKREKEKEEKLQGRRESHGENLLRDLKGIFTQPWEMASPTEESHEGKTPSPSITRQSSIETDRVSQDFVEFLKTLQKPGREIHKQSRGFIESMGNKKDLGAEELSECVQDFYQGMSDRLLNHYKGSSEKVDRIMDQVEKYIMTRLYKSVFCPETSDDEKKDLATQHRIRALHWVTIQMLCVPVDEEIPEVSDSVVKAITDIIEMDSKRVPRDKLACITSCSKHIFNAIRVTKNEPASADDFLPTLIYIVLKANPPRLQSNIQYITRFCNPSRLMTGEDGYYFTNLCCAIAFIEKLDGQSLNLSPEDFERYMSGQASPRRQDDTAVWPQSGTCVNPALSQIHNNLKLLSSLEKRQQQVIEGAQNLQTELAEWQDSVAREVQEILERYPLEIKPRASAIDAENVENDRLPPPLQPQVFAG; from the exons ATGAGTCAGCGATCAGAGAGACGGGGGATCCATGTGGACCAATCAGAACTGCTGTGCAAGAAAGGCTGCGGTTATTATGGCAACGCTGCATGGCAGGGCCTATGCTCCAAGTGTTGGAGGGAGGAGTACCAGAAAGCTCGGCAAAGACAGATCCAGGAGGACTGGGCTCTGGCTGAGAA GCTTCAGCGAGAAGAGGAGGCGGCTTATGTCAGCAGTCACGGTCCCTCTCAGACCCAGCCTCCTCAGTCCCACTCTCAGCAATCTCTCGCCACCTTCTCTAAGTTTGAGGAGAAGAAAACCAATGAGAAGACCCGTAAGGTCACCACCGTAAAGAAGTTCTTCAGCCCCTCTTCTCGCACGGCCCCTAAAAAAG aaaatgagaaacgagagaaagagaaagaggagaaGTTGCAGGGCAGGAGGGAGAGCCATGGAGAAAACCTCCTGAGGGATCTGAAGGGCATTTTTACCCAACCCTGGGAGATGGCCTCTCCCACTGAAG AAAGCCACGAGGGAAAAACGCCCAGTCCCTCCATCACCCGCCAGTCCAGCATCGAGACTGATCGCGTGTCACAAGACTTTGTGGAGTTTCTCAAGACCTTACAGAAGCCCGGCAGAGAGATCCACAAGCAGAGCCGTGGTTTCATAGAGAGCATGGGAAATAAAAAG GATCTTGGTGCTGAAGAGCTGTCTGAGTGTGTGCAAGACTTCTATCAGGGCATGTCTGACCGACTCCTGAATCATTATAAAG GCTCTTCTGAGAAAGTGGACAGAATAATGGACCAAGtggaaaaatacatcatgactCGACTCTACAAGAGCGTCTTCTGTCCAGAGACCTCGGATGATGAGAAAAAAGACCTGGCTACCCAGCACAGGATTCG GGCGTTACACTGGGTCACCATTCAGATGTTGTGTGTTCCTGTGGACGAAGAGATCCCTGAGGTCTCTGATAGTGTAGTCAAAGCCATCACTG ATATCATTGAGATGGACTCCAAGCGTGTGCCTAGGGATAAACTGGCCTGCATCACCAGTTGCAGCAAGCATATATTCAATGCCATCAGGGTCACCAAGAACGAGCCAGCTTCTGCAGACGACTTCCTTCCCACCCTCATCTATATTGTGTTGAAGGCCAACCCACCACGGCTGCAGTCCAACATCCAGTACATCACACGCTTCTGCAACCCATCAAGACTCATGACCGGAGAGGACGGATACTACTTCACCAACCTG TGCTGTGCCATTGCCTTCATAGAGAAGCTGGATGGCCAGTCATTGAATCTCAGCCCTGAAGACTTTGAGCGCTATATGTCCGGTCAGGCTTCCCCTCGAAGGCAAGACGATACTGCAGTCTGGCCGCAGAGTGGTACCTGTGTAAACCCAGCACTCAGCCAGATCCATAACAACCTCAAGCTCCTATCCAGCCTTGAGAAAAGACAGCAGCAGGTCATCGAGGGGGCGCAGAACCTGCAGACCGAACTGGCAGAATGGCAAGACAGCGTGGCCCGCGAGGTGCAGGAAATCCTGGAGCGATACCCACTGGAGATCAAACCACGAGCGTCCGCGATCGATGCGGAGAATGTGGAGAACGACAGGCTGCCACCTCCCCTTCAGCCACAAGTGTTTGCAGGTTAG
- the LOC127966441 gene encoding BTB/POZ domain-containing protein KCTD7: protein MQHNGAGETPNGEPPPLSFSAAAPLQMAASRVRRTVPPQPRVMVVFSAASDTENQGDAMSGADTGEEEYRKPPKPVPNLNLGRSLRTLDVPEEFPEVIPLNVGGTYFTTRLSTLRRHEDTMLAAMFSGRHHIPRDAEGRYFIDRDGAYFGDILNFLREGELPQRDRVRAVHREAQFYAIGPLLESLEDTQPLTGEKVRQAFLDLLPYYKENLERIVEIAKLRAMQRKARFAKLKICVYKEEMPITPYERPLFNSLRFERSESEAKLFEHHCEVDVSFGPWEAVADVYDLLHCIVSDLAERGISADQQCIGVCDKHLINHYYCKRPIYEFKITWW, encoded by the exons ATGCAGCATAATGGAGCAGGCGAAACCCCGAACGGAGAGCCGCCTCCGCTTTCCTTTAGCGCAGCAGCTCCGCTCCAAATGGCAGCATCACGAGTGAGGAGGACGGTCCCTCCTCAACCGAGAGTGATGGTGGTGTTTTCGGCTGCAAGTGACACTGAAAATCAGGGAGATGCGATGTCGGGCGCGGACACCGGGGAAGAGGAGTATCGCAAACCACCCAAACCTGTCCCTAATCTTAATCTAGGGAGGTCCCTTCGCACTTTAGACGTACCTGAGGAG TTTCCAGAGGTCATCCCCCTGAATGTAGGAGGTACGTATTTCACCACTCGGCTGTCCACCCTGCGACGCCATGAGGACACAATGCTGGCCGCCATGTTTAGTGGCCGTCATCACATTCCCAGGGATGCAGAGGGACGGTATTTCATCGACCGAGACGGAGCATATTTTGG GGACATTCTGAATTTCTTGAGAGAGGGAGAGCTGCCTCAGAGGGACCGTGTTCGTGCGGTGCACAGGGAAGCTCAGTTTTATGCTATTGGGCCTCTTTTGGAAAGCTTGGAAGACACTCAGCCACTTACCGGAGAGAAAGTGCGACAGGCTTTTCTTGATCTTTTGCCCTATTATAAAG AAAATCTTGAGCGCATTGTGGAGATTGCAAAACTTCGTGCCATGCAGCGGAAGGCTCGTTTTGCAAAACTGAAGATCTGTGTGTACAAGGAGGAGATGCCCATCACCCCTTATGAAAGACCGCTGTTCAATTCGCTGCGATTTGAGCGCTCGGAGAGTGAGGCCAAGCTGTTTGAGCACCATTGTGAAGTTGATGTGTCCTTCGGACCATGGGAGGCAGTGGCGGATGTTTATGACCTTCTTCACTGCATAGTAAGCGACCTGGCAGAGCGTGGCATCTCTGCTGACCAGCAATGCATCGGCGTGTGTGACAAACACCTCATCAACCACTACTACTGCAAAAGGCCAATCTATGAGTTTAAAATCACCTGGTGGTGA